The following nucleotide sequence is from Candidatus Jordarchaeales archaeon.
CAGTTATGAGGAATACTGTTTCCTGTTCTGGTAGGAAGGGGCTATCAACGACTCTCGCTATTCGTTGGTTGCCTTTTCCTTTTCTTAAGTATATTCTGGTTGTACAGTTGTGGGCGACTATATGGCCACCGACTGGCTGTGTAGGATCACCGAAGAATGCGTCTGGCTTAGCCATCACTTGGTTTGTTACCACAACTGCTAGGTTATATAGCTCAGCGAGCCTAAGTAGCGTGTGAAGATGTTTGTTAAGTTTTTGCTGCCGCTCAGCAAGCAAGCCTCGCCCAATATACTCAGAGCGGAAGTGGCCGACAATGCTGTCAACTACAATTAATTTAATGTTTTTTCCTTCGTTTATGAGGTCTTCGACGCTTTGAGCGAGGTAAAGCTGATGGTCAGAGTTGTATGCCCTAGCGTAAATGACTCTTTGAAGCACCTTCTTCTGATCTAGATTAAACCTCTTTGCTATTTGGAGAAGGCGCTCCGGTCTGAAGGTTCCCTCTGTGTCGATATATACTGCTTCCCCATCCAGTCCTCCAGACTCAACCGGGAGCTGGACAGTGACAGATAATTGGTGGCATATTTGCGTTTTTCCAGTACGGAACTCTCCGAAAAGCTCAGTTATCCCTCTTGTTTCAATACCACCACCGAGAAGCTCATCTAGATTCTTACAACCAGTCGTGATTTGAGAAATCTTTTTCCTTTGCTCGAGAAATTCTTCAGCAGAGATGAAACCTATATTGACAAGTTCTCTTGCAGCTTCTATTATTTTAGCAGCAGTGCTCTCACCTATCTCTGCGGCTATCGCTATTTCTTTAGGTGTAGCGACAGCTACGGCTTCAGGAGTTCTATACCCAGCCTCGTAGAGTTTTTTAGCAATAGCTGGCCCAACCCCTGGGATTTCTTCCAGTGAGTCAAACGACACAGAGGCACACCTCCAGATTTCAAGGAATATATAGAGTTTCGAGGCCCTTAAATTTTTAATCGTCAGTATCGATAAAGAGCTCAGAGGGGTGTGCCTGTGTGGAACTAAGATTAAGTAAATTGGGATTTGAACCGAAATGCGTGTATGAAGTCATCGTTACAACACTTAACGAGGATAAAACGCTCAACGCAGCTCCAATGGGCGTCTTATTGGGGGGAGACGATATCCTAATAATGCAACCGTATATCGCCACAAGAACCTACCACAACATATCTAGGACGAGAGAGGCTGTAGTGAATATAACAGACGACATCACACTCTTCTTCACGACAATTTTCGAGAAAGAAAAAGTAAGAGAGTTGCCTGTCTTGAAAGCAAAACACGTTTCAGTACCTATTCTAGCTGATTCCAAAGCTTATGTAGAATGTATGGTTGAAGGGGAACCTGTAGTGTATGATGGAAGAGCAAAGGTAACTTTGAGGGCGCTCGAGTGCGGACTCTTGAGCCAAAATTCTAGGCCCATTTGTAGGGCGTTCAACGTGATTTTAGAGTCGATAATACATTTTACGCGGGTAAAGTACTTAGTTGAAAAAGGTGACATAAACGGGGTGATGAAACTGTTGGAGCTGATAACATTTTACAAAGACCTTGTAAAAAGAGTATGTGGTGGAACGCGGTACGAAGAAATGATGAATAGAATTTATGAGGAAGCGTACATGAGTGCAAAAGGAATTAAGGGAACCTTGAGTATGTTTCCCTAGGAAAATACGACTTTAGAGATAAAGTAAAGCAGAGGAGGGCAAGTTATGTCGCTTGACGAAAAGACCGCAAAGAGGCTTATCCGGGTACTCCAACAAGTAGAGGATACCACCAAACTTGAGGGAGTTGCAATAGTAAATAGAGATGGGTTAAGAGTCGCTTGCGCGGAGTCGGCTAAAGTCGATGTCGACACCATTTCAACGGCTTCAGCGGCAATAATAAACACTAGTGAGACGACCGCCGCGCAGCTGGGGCATGGAAACGTTTCTGAGGTAATAATAAAGGGTGATTCAGGATACCTAATTATAACGAGAGTTGATGACCAACATTTCATGGTTGCATCAAGCAGAGACATTATGAGATTAGGGTTAAATCTCGGAATTCTTAAGAGGTACGCGCGATCTATAGCAGAACTTCTCGCACAATCAAAGGCTAAAGTAGCAGTACCACAAACGATAATAACACAACCGATTTTGCCTCCTCCAGCAGTTAGTAGAGAAGAAACTGTCAGTGACAAGGAGGCGATCTTTGAAGCTCTAAGAGCTTTAGGGCTCGAAGACGCAGTTACCGAAGTGCAAGTTCAAAGCAGGAAAGGAGAAGAAAGAACAGAGAGAATATGAAGAAGACAGGTTTTCAGCGAGAAGTTGGGCAGCCGGCTTTCCTTAGAGGTGACTGCTTCGCTTCGTTGCATTTTAGCTCTTAACTAGAGGAAAGTTGCAACTTTAGCTATGAAACAGAGTACAAGGAACAATGACAGCGCCTTTATGGATAGCCATATGCGTTCTCCGCTTGGCTTCATAAGAGTCCACATGAAAACAAGCAGAAATGAAAGGAAGCCGACTGCGAAGTGGATGTTCGATTTTAACGCGTCAAGCAGAGGGATACCACTCATCAAATAGAGAATCATTCCAAGTGACAGACAACGCCTTTTACCTAATGCCACTGCTAATGTTCTTACTCCTGAGAGCTTATCTGCTTCATAGTCCAAGGTGGCGGTTAATGTGTAAAACGCAGCCCCCAGAAGCGTTGAGCCCAAAAAGTAGTTTAACGGAAATGTCTTTCCAAGAATATATACCAGCGATAAGATAGAGCCGAAATAAGTCTTGAGGGAGTGCATTAAAACGTGCACTAGTGAAAGAGTAACTGAGGATAAGGATAAACCTTCGGGAGAGCTTGTGTAAACCACGTAACCTGCAACAAATGGTAAAACCGCTAAGCCTATAGTATTCCAGGTGAGGTCCAAAGGAGGTTTACTTTTAAATCTAGGCTTGTACGAATAAGTTAGAGAGAAGAAATGCCCTAACATAATTATCGCTGCAAAGATGCAGGAGACTATGAGGCCTACCAAAATGCTCACAAATGATGAAAGCAAGCTTATCCAAGCTATGTTTCTCGGTGAAATACTCCCCTCAACTATCGGGTTAACATAATCTTTCTGGTAGAAGGCGTGTTTGTCACTTTCCTGAGCGTCGGCGTAACTGTTTACATTACATCCAGAAATGGAGGCGAGAAAAATTGCAAGGTATGCTGTAAGGAAAGAGGGACTTAAGGTAAAAGTAGAAACAAGGAATTTCACTAATTGCTGGAAAAAGGAAAAAGAGCTAAAAGAAAGGAGTACTGGTGAAGCAAACGTACTCAAACTGCCAACCAGAAAGTAAGACAGAGGAATTAACGTGAATAAGGGTCTTGTCAAGTTGTAAATTAACCTCAGCAGACGAGGCAACGTCCCACCTCTTGAATCCCCGCCACACATCAGTAAAGATAATTTAAATAAGCAATTCGTGAAGCATCAAAATAAAATTAGCGATAATGACTGAAGAAAAGTTTTTATACGTCGCTGATTTTGAATACCACAACATTTAGTTACGCTTAACTTATGAGGGAACTTATCATGCCCAGATTTGGATACTCGATTTACGGGCTTGACCCAGCACTGACTGCAAAGGCAAGCGGGCGTGACTTGAGAATCTCGCCTAAAGCAGCCCGTGAAATATGTAACACGATTAAAGGTATGATGTTATATGAAGCAAAAAAGCTCTTAGAGGATGTTATACACCTTAGGAGACCGATACCTTTCAGGAGGCATAAGGGCAAGCAAGCACATAAACGTGGACTCCAGGGCTGGCATTCAGGCAGGTACCCTGTTAAGGCGGCACGAGAAATAATGAAGATTCTAGATAATGTTGAAACAAATGCCGAACAGAAAGGGTTAGATGTTGATAACTTGAGAATAATACACGCCGCGGCACATAAAGGACCTGTTATGAAGCGTTATATCCCCCGTGCTTTTGGTAGAGCTACACCTAAGTTTAGAAGGCTCACTCATGTTGAAATAGTTGTTAAAGAGGAGAGAAGCGAGTGATTGGAGGGGCTGCTATGTCAGCAAAAGCCCACTTTATCCGCAGCGCTATACAAAAAGTTGAGATTGACGAGTTCCTCTCAAAAGAGCTAAAGAAGGCGGGCTATGCGGGTGTAGAGCTCCAAAAGACAGCGCTAGGAACCAACGTGATTATTTACGCTTCCAAACCTGGGCTGGTAATTGGAAAAAGGGGTAGAAACATACAGCAACTAACAGAGATACTAGAAAAGAGGTTTAAGGTAGAGAACCCACAGATAAGTGTTCAAGAAGTAGAGAACCCGGAGCTAAACGCACGTGTGATGGCTAACCGGCTCGCAATAGAGCTGGAGAAGGGGACAAATTACCGTAGAGCAAGCTACTTCATTTTGAAGAGGATAATGAGCGCTGGTGCACTCGGATGCGAAATTACAGTTAGCGGAAAGTTGACGAGTCAGCGTGCCAAATACCGCAAATTTAAGCAAGGGACTCTCGTAAAATGCGGTGAGCCAGCCCAGCTGTTCGTTGACAGAGCAGTAGCCTATGCACTACTTAAACCGGGAGTTATGGGAGTAGAAGTGAAGATAATGCTGCCAAACGCCGTGCTTCCAGACAATGTGGAGTTCAAAAAAGCAGAAAAAGCTGAGGAAGTGAAAACTGGGGAAGTGAAAGAGGAAGGGTAGGAGGGGTAGCATGAGCTACAAGATTAAAGAAATAAGGTCTTGGAGCGACGAAGAGTTAAAGAAAAAACTTGATGAGTTGAGGGCGGAGCAGCTAAACCTACGCATGATAAAGTTGCTCGGTGGATCAATCGAAAACCCTGCAAGGATAAGAAATATTAGGAGAACTATTGCAAGGATCTTGACTGTCATTAACGAAAGGAAGAGGAAGGCGGAAGTTGAGCAGAAGGAAGGTGAGCAGAAAGAAAAGTAGTGTAACTGCAGCAAACTTGATTAGGCATGAACTCATAGGTTTAAAAGTGAAGGTTGCGGAAAGTTTAAACAACAATCTTGTGGGGTTAACTGGGACTATAGTTGATGAAACGCGTAACACAATAAAGTTAAGATGCGAATCTGGTGAAAAAATTATTCCAAAAGAAGTTTGTATCTTCATGTTCGAGCTGCCTAATGGTAATAAAATAGAAGTTGATGGACGATTACTAAACGGACGGCCAGAGGAAAGAATAAAAATGAAAAAACGGAAAATTGTCTGGCCGCTTACTGTTGAGAGACAACTTAAAAAGGTAAGGTTTAACCCTGCGATGTTCGAGGTGTTGCCGCTTGACGCGTAACATAGGTGTTGACGTTAAACCGCCACGACAAAGCTGCAATGATCCGTACTGCCCGTTCCATGGAAAGATTTCAGTGAGAGGCATGATGTTTGAAGGCGAGGTTGTAAGCGACAAAATGCAGAGGACAGTAACCGTTGAGAGAGAATATTTGAAGTACAACTCGAAATATAAACGCTATGAAAGGAGAAGGTCTAAAATTCACGCGCATAACCCACCATGTATAGATGCTAAAAAAGGGGATAAAGTTAAAATTATGGAGTGTCGTCCCTTAAGTAAAACAGTCTCATTTGTGGTTATAGAGAAAATCTCAGAAAAAGGCGATTAAAGGGGGTAACCTGGAATGTCGAAGCGCGGTGCTGCCAAGGTACGTGTTGGAATTAAGCCTAAAGTCTCTCGTGGTTTGCCTAATGGTGCAAGGGTTCTATGTGCTGATAACTCTGGTGCTAAAGTAGTTCAGATAATATCTGTGATAGGCTACAAAGGGCGTCTAAACAGGTATCCTTCTGCAGGTGTTGGGGACATGGTATCCGTGGCGGTGAAGGACGGAACACCTGAAATGAGAAAACAGGTTCTAAGAGCGATTGTAATTAGGCAAAGAAAGCCGTACAGGAGGAGAAGTGGTGAGTGGATACAGTTTGAAGACAATGCAGTAGTTATAGTGTCTCCAGAAGGAGATCCAAAAGGAACAGAGATACACGGACCAGTAGCGCGGGAAGCGGCGGAAAGATGGCCTAAACTGGCAGGTATAGCTAGGATAATAGTTTAGATAGGTGATTAGACATGAAGAAGACTATAAGTCCTAGAAAGCAAAGGAAAGCATTGTATAATGCACCCTTACACGTAAGGCACAAAATGTTTGGCGCGAGATTGTCCCCAGAGCTTAGGGAAAAATATGGGGTCAAAACTCTGCCGGTACGTGAAGGAGACGAAGTGTTAGTGATGCGAGGAACGTTTAAGGGAACTGAAGGAAAAGTTGTAGAAGTTGACAGGAAAAAATATAGAATCTATGTGGAAAATGTGACTATAGAAAAGGCGGATGGAACGGTAGTTTATTATCCAATCCACCCCTCGAAAGTTATGATAACCAAGCTTAAACTTGACGATGAGCGAAGGAAGAAAATTATAGAGAGAAAAAGAGCGGTCTTGGAGGCGTAGTCGAAAATGGGTAAGATGGGGCAAAGTAGGCATCTTAAACGGATGGCTGCTCCAGGAAGCTGGCGCATTCCCCGAAAAGGGACAACATGGGTGGTTAAACCCAGTCCAGGGCCGCATCCTATTGAAGATTCGATCCCATTACTAATCCTAGTGCGCGACCTATTGAAGATAGCGGATAACATGAGGGAGGCAAAGAAAATCATAAAGAGTGGACACATTAAGGTGGATGGAGTTGTCAGAAAAGACCACAAGTTTCCTGTTGGCTTAATGGATGTTGTAGAAATCCCCTTAATAGATAAGGCATATAGGGTGCTTCCTTCGAAAAAGTGGTTCACATTAGTTCAAATAGATGCTAGAGAGGCAGAATTCAAGCTTTGTCAAATAAGGAATATAATAACAGTCAAGGGTGGAAACATACAGTTAGCGCTACATGATGGTAGGAACATATTGCTGCCTGTAGAGAACCCCAAAATTTCGCCTCACGAAGTTTACCCTTACAACACAAGAGATACGATAAAAATACTATTAGAAAACCAGGAAATAGTTGATCATGTGCCCTTTAAGGAAGGGGCGTACTCTTTGATAGTTGGAGGAAAAATGAGGGGCGGGCAAGGGGAAATAGTCGAAATAAGGAGGAGAATTGGTCGAAGAGCAAGCACAGCGATTGTCAAGTGTGATGGTAATTTTGTTGAGACGCTATTAGACTACGTGTTCCCAGTGGGTTTAACACAGCCTCTAATTAAATTGCCAGGCGTGGAGGAATCAACATGGAGCAGTTAAACGAAGAAGCCATAGAGGAAAAGTGGAAGAAAAACCCCATGTACAAACCTTACATAGCAAAGGTTGTAGTAAACATAGGTGTTGGAACAAGTGGCGAAAAACTTGTAAAAGCCATGAAGGTGTTAGAAAATCTAACAGGGCAGAAGCCGGTCGAGTGCAGAGCTAAGAAAACTATAAGGGAATTTGGAATTAGAAGGCGTGAACCCATAGGATGTAAAGTAACTCTTAGAAAAGAAGCGGCAAGAATTTTCCTAGAAAAAGTGTTAGATGCCGTGGACAGAACGATAAACCCAGATTCATTTGATAAATATGGCAATGTGTCGTTCGGTATACGCGAGCACATAGACATACCGGGAACAAAGTACGACCCTGAGCTTGGAGTTTTCGGCATGGATGTATGCATTTCGTTTGAAAGACCAGGGTACCGTGTTAGTAGGAGAAAGAGAAAGAAAGCGAAAATTCCGTTGAGACAAAGGGTTACTAAAGAAGAAGCTATGTTAATACTAAAAAAGGAATTTAATGTTAAGTTTGGAGAAAGAGCTAAGAAGTGGTGAAGGGGGGGTTCAAACGTGGGAACAAGGAAGTTTGGTAAGGGAAGCCGCGTATGTCGTAATTGTGGAACCCATAGAGGAATAATTAGACGCTACGGATTAATGATCTGCCGCAGGTGCTTTAGAGAGAAAGCGGCGAAGATGGGGTTCAAAAAGTATAACTAGGAGGGAAATTTATGTTATTAGACCCACTAGCGGATGCATTATCGAACATTATGAACAATGAAAGAGTAGGCAAGAAAGAAGTAATAATCAGGATAGCATCGAAGCTTGTTGGCAACGTGTTACGCGTTATGCAAAAATATGGATATATAGGTGAATTTGAGCACATAGATGATGGAAGAGCGGGAAAGTTTAGAGTGCAACTCTTAGGGAGAATAAACAAGTGTGGTGTCATTAAACCAAGATTCCCGGTAAAACTCAAAGAAATCGACCTGGCGGAAAGAAGATACCTTCCAGGGCAGGGTATAGGAATTTTGATATTAACGACTTCTCAAGGAGTAATGTCGCACTATGAAGCAAAAGAAAAGGGAATCGGTGGGCGGCTTCTAGCCTACGTCTACTAACCTGCCCTCCTTCCTTTATGTTTCCTGTTTCACGCCTTTAATAAGTAAAAATTTATCGTGTATTATAGGATCTTCCATACGAGTTTATCTCCAACATATTTGCGGTAAACATATATGCCGTCTTGGAAGACTCTTGGATCCTTTTCTCTGATTTTTGTTGCTTGTTGTATATTTGCAGCGCTTTGCCCCACAGCCTCAATGTCTATACCTGTTAATATTACGTCGTCTTTTTCTACTTTGACATTTACTCCTGGAAGAACGTAAGTTTTCCTAGGACTTTTTTCGCCTAGGAAGTTTTCTATGATCACTTCTCTAGACTCTGGAACAAATTTTACACTAATTGGGAAGTGTGCATAGACAATTTTCATAACATACTTGTAACCTTGCGTCACACCTACGATCATATTCTTAATATGACTTCTCACACTGCCTAGAACAGCCAACTGCTTCTTTTTTGGATAATAGGCTTCCAAAACGATTTTATTATCTTCTTTTCTTATGGAAATCCCTCTTGCATGTGAAAAATCCTTTTCCAGCTCACCTAGAGGGCCCTTGACACGCACTTTCATGCCATCAATGTCCACGTTTACATTGTCAGGAATTTTAACTTCGAGAGCTGCATGGAACGTCTTGACCATTGTTTACCCTTCCCTCGAATTATTGCTTCAGACTGGATGGAAAATAAGGGGCTTTAAATTTATTTCGCAGCAGACTACTTCAAATTATCACTTTTTAATACGTTCACTCCACTCCTCAAGCTTGCGCATTAGTTCTTCAGCAGTCTTAATGTCTAATTTCGCTTGCCCGCTCATCCTTAATTGCTTAATGAACTGTGAAATCTCGTAAAATATTGGACCGTGAACCCTTGATTGCAACTGATCTCTAGCAACCTCCAGCGCATTTGCTATAGCCTCGGCAGGCTGATTTCTTTCGACGAGCTCGACAACTTGCGAAAAGGCAGGGGAAAGGCGTACACCGAAACTTTTAACGGTTATCTCCCTTTCAACTGGCAGAGTGGGTTGAACGGGAGCAATCCCTTTTTTAGCAGAAACGAGTTCTTCAAACCTGCCCCCAGAAAGTTCTTCGAGACGTTTTACCACACTCAAAGCTTCGTCCATTTTCGTGATTAAGACGGACATGCCACCAAGCGCTCTGTATATTTCATTCAGCATGCTTCTGAGCTCGTTTAACACCGTTTTTATTTCACCGAATACGCCAAATATCGCTCTTGAAAAGTCGTCGAGAACTATTTTAACAGCAGATATCTCCTCCAAGACTTTTTCAAATTTCTTATCCATTTCCCCCAAAGGGAAATCCCTCCGGAAATTAAATTAGTACTCCAAAGTTGGTGGAGAATATAGTATCAAAATTTTATCACTAGACACATATAAAATGTTTCCCCAAGCATTCGTTGTCGACGTCGCGATCAAAACCAGAAGAAAAATTTAAATTTCAAAGGTTTGTTGGTAATTTGCCGAGACATTTTCTTAAAATATAACCTCTCGTATCAGGTAGCGATCACATAGTCCCTAGTGGTGGGAAAGACTTTGGTGGAGAAACGACTCTTAATGCTTAGGAAGAGATTGAAAATGAAGAAACCAGACTTTATTAGGTGCGAGAGCTGGAGGTACGTCAGGGTAAAACCGAATTGGAGAAGGCCACGTGGAATAGATAATAAAATGAGGGAGAAAGAAAAAGGGTGGCCGAAGTCACCTAATGTAGGATATCGAGCGCCCAGAAAGGTTAGAGGACTTCACCCATCAGGCTTTAAAGAGGTTATTGTGTGGAGAGCAGAAGATTTAGAAAAGTTGGATCCTAACATTCATGCTATAAGAATTGCTGGTACTGTAGGTAGGAGAAAAGCTCTTGAAATAATGGATAAGGCTGAAGAAAGGGGCTTTTGGGTTCTTAACCCCAGAATAGTTAGAGAGGAAATTGAAAAAGAGATCTTAGAAGAAACCATAGAAAAAACAGAAGAAGTTGTCCACGAAGAAGGGACGCGTCTATCCGAAGTCGAGTGGATCGACAAGGAGAGCGCAAAGAAGTTGGAAGAAGTTGGCGTTTTTACACTTGAAGCGCTCGCCGATGAAGATAATCCAAGGGAGCTTTCTGAAATAACGGGAATAGCTTTAGAGAAACTTGAGGAATGGATTAAAAGAGCTAGAGAGGAATGTAAGGAGGAAAAGAAATGAACTTGACTGTTCAGCGAAGGCTTGCAGCTGAGATACTTAACGTCGGAGAAAATAGGGTTTGGTTCGACCCCGAAAGGCTTGAGGAGATTTCTGCTGCAGTTACACGTGAGGACATACGCAACTTGATAAAGCAGGGAGCCATAAAGGCTAAACCGAAAGAGGGAATCAGTAGGGCTAGAGCCAGAGAGTTAAAAGAGAAGAAGAAAAAGGGAAGACGCAGGGGTCCGGGAAGTAGGAAGGGGAAAGCCACGGCACACATGTCAAGGAAGGAAAAGTGGATGATAAAGATTAGAGCAATAAGAAAATATCTCAGGAGTTTGAGAGCGCGCCGTATAATAACTCAAAGCACTTACAGGAAACTTTACAGATTGGCAAAAGGTGGTATGTTCGACAGCGTCGCTTACTTGAAGAGTTACATTAAAGAGAAAAAGCTAGCGAGAAAATAGCCAAAGCGGTGGGATGATCTTATGGCAAAAGGAGCACGCTACAGAATTCCTTTCAGAAGGAGACGTGAAGGGAAAACAAATTATAGGCGTAGGAGGAAACTCGTTATTTCAGGTAGGTTGAGACTTGTGGTTCGAGGGAGCCTTAACAATTTCTCAGCTCAACTAGTAGAGCCGAAATTTGGTGGAGATAAAACTTTAGTTTCAGCGCACTCCAGGGAACTAGTCAAGAAATACGGCTGGAAAGGCCATTGTGGAAATGTGCCCACCGCTTACCTTACAGGCTTTCTCCTGGCGCTAAAAGCTAAGAAAGCAGGATTTAGAGACGCCATACTTGATATCGGATTACATACCCCGTCCAAAGGATGCCGCGTCTTCGCAGCTCTTAAAGGAGCCCTAGATGGAGGACTAGAAATACCCCATGGAGAAGAGATATTTCCAAGTGAGGAAAGAATTAGAGGAGAACACATAGCCGAGTATGCTAGGAAACTTTTAGAAGAAAACCCGGAACTTTACGCTAAACAGTTTTCTGCTCAAATAAAGCGAGGGGTTAGGCCGGAAAATCTACCCGAACACTTCGACGAAGTTAAAGAAGCAATAGTCAAGGAATTTGGAGGTTAAATCATGGGAATAGAAGACGAGTTGGAAGCGTGGAAGCCGAAAACTGAGCTAGGAAAAATGGTTAAAGAAGGGTACATTACCAGCATCGATGAAATTTTCGCGCAGGGACTTAGAATAAAGGAACCTCAGATAGTAGATTTGCTCCTTCCAGATTTGGAGGATGAAGTTGTAGGGGTGAGTCTTGTACAGAAACAGACAGATGCAGGGGAAAGAACAAGGTTTAAAGCGATAGTTGCTGTAGGTAACAAGAAAGGATATGTTGGACTAGGCACAGCTAAAGCCGCAGAGATAGGACCAGCAATAAGGAAAGCTATGATTGACGCGAAGATGAATGTGACCCCCGTAAGACTTGCATGTGGAAGCTGGGAGTGCGGTTGCGGAACCCCGCACACTTTACCATTTAAAGTGGAGGGCAAGGCTGGAAGTGTTAGAATAAAACTGATACCCGCCCCGCGTGGCCTCGGACTAGTGACGTCAGATGTTGCGAAAATAGTTCTGAGATTGGCGGGCGTAAAGGACGTGTGGTCGTTTTCTAGGGGACACACAAAAACCACGTTGAACATGGCATATGCCACGTTCAACGCACTCAAACAAACCATGAAGATACTTACTCCGAAGGATTGGGGGCGTTAAGCTTTGAGTAACAAAAATTTGCTTGTCGTAATAAGGATAAGGGGAGACGTAGGTGTCAGAAAAGAGATACGCGACACGCTGAAAATGTTAAGATTGCACAAGGTGAACCACGCGATAATAGTTCCAAAAACTCCAAGCTTTCAGGGAATGCTTCAAAAGGTTAAGGATTACGTGACATGGGGCGAGATAAGTAAGGAAACATTAGCCCTCCTTCTTAGGAAAAGAGGGAGACTTGAGGGTGATAATCCTCTAACCGACGAGTTTCTTGCAAAAAACTTGGGAATTAATTCCATAGACGAGTTAGCTGGGAAGATCTACAATGGAGAAATTAAACTAAGCGATGTTCCAAAGCTTAAGCCAGTTTTCAGACTACACCCCCCAAAAGGCGGGTTTAAGAGAAAGAAGAAGAGGCCGTTCGCAGATGGAGGAGAACTTGGATACAGGGGGGAAAATATAAACAAGTTAATCGAGAGAATGGTCTAACTGGAGGTTTGGCGAGTTGATTAGAAGAAGGAAGAAGTCACGGAAAATGAGAGGAAGTAGGACGCATGGATACGGCCGAGTAGGGCAGCACAGAGGAAGTGGGCAACGAGGTGGCAAGGGACGTGCAGGAAGACACAAACACTTTTGGATATGGGTTTTGAAGTATGCGAGAGACTACTTTGGGAAGCGCGGTTTTAAGAGGAAAGGAGTACAGAGAGAGTGGGTGATGTTAAATGTGAGTGACATAGAGGAAAAACTGGAAGTTCTTAAAACAGGGGAGGAAAATGGTGTTCCACTAGTGGACCTTACCAGGATAGGCTATGTTAAAGTCCTTGGCACCGGGAAAGTAACCAAGCCAATAGTGGTGATGGCGCATGCTTTCAGTGAAGAGGCTGTGAGAAAAATAGAAGAAGCTGGAGGAAAGGCAATAAAAATTTGAGATATTTATTACTGATAAGCTAGAGGGGAACTTTAATTCCCATCATTTCCTCTCGGTGAAGCCCTATGACGAGCACTTTTTTAAAATCTTTTAAACCGCTAATCCGCTTAATGCCAGAAGTCAAACCT
It contains:
- a CDS encoding 50S ribosomal protein L19e — encoded protein: MNLTVQRRLAAEILNVGENRVWFDPERLEEISAAVTREDIRNLIKQGAIKAKPKEGISRARARELKEKKKKGRRRGPGSRKGKATAHMSRKEKWMIKIRAIRKYLRSLRARRIITQSTYRKLYRLAKGGMFDSVAYLKSYIKEKKLARK
- a CDS encoding uL15 family ribosomal protein, which encodes MIRRRKKSRKMRGSRTHGYGRVGQHRGSGQRGGKGRAGRHKHFWIWVLKYARDYFGKRGFKRKGVQREWVMLNVSDIEEKLEVLKTGEENGVPLVDLTRIGYVKVLGTGKVTKPIVVMAHAFSEEAVRKIEEAGGKAIKI
- a CDS encoding 30S ribosomal protein S5; this encodes MGIEDELEAWKPKTELGKMVKEGYITSIDEIFAQGLRIKEPQIVDLLLPDLEDEVVGVSLVQKQTDAGERTRFKAIVAVGNKKGYVGLGTAKAAEIGPAIRKAMIDAKMNVTPVRLACGSWECGCGTPHTLPFKVEGKAGSVRIKLIPAPRGLGLVTSDVAKIVLRLAGVKDVWSFSRGHTKTTLNMAYATFNALKQTMKILTPKDWGR
- a CDS encoding 30S ribosomal protein S8 codes for the protein MLLDPLADALSNIMNNERVGKKEVIIRIASKLVGNVLRVMQKYGYIGEFEHIDDGRAGKFRVQLLGRINKCGVIKPRFPVKLKEIDLAERRYLPGQGIGILILTTSQGVMSHYEAKEKGIGGRLLAYVY
- a CDS encoding 50S ribosomal protein L18; the protein is MAKGARYRIPFRRRREGKTNYRRRRKLVISGRLRLVVRGSLNNFSAQLVEPKFGGDKTLVSAHSRELVKKYGWKGHCGNVPTAYLTGFLLALKAKKAGFRDAILDIGLHTPSKGCRVFAALKGALDGGLEIPHGEEIFPSEERIRGEHIAEYARKLLEENPELYAKQFSAQIKRGVRPENLPEHFDEVKEAIVKEFGG
- a CDS encoding 50S ribosomal protein L30, with protein sequence MSNKNLLVVIRIRGDVGVRKEIRDTLKMLRLHKVNHAIIVPKTPSFQGMLQKVKDYVTWGEISKETLALLLRKRGRLEGDNPLTDEFLAKNLGINSIDELAGKIYNGEIKLSDVPKLKPVFRLHPPKGGFKRKKKRPFADGGELGYRGENINKLIERMV
- a CDS encoding 50S ribosomal protein L32e — encoded protein: MEKRLLMLRKRLKMKKPDFIRCESWRYVRVKPNWRRPRGIDNKMREKEKGWPKSPNVGYRAPRKVRGLHPSGFKEVIVWRAEDLEKLDPNIHAIRIAGTVGRRKALEIMDKAEERGFWVLNPRIVREEIEKEILEETIEKTEEVVHEEGTRLSEVEWIDKESAKKLEEVGVFTLEALADEDNPRELSEITGIALEKLEEWIKRAREECKEEKK
- a CDS encoding 30S ribosomal protein S14 translates to MGTRKFGKGSRVCRNCGTHRGIIRRYGLMICRRCFREKAAKMGFKKYN
- a CDS encoding 50S ribosomal protein L5, with the protein product MEQLNEEAIEEKWKKNPMYKPYIAKVVVNIGVGTSGEKLVKAMKVLENLTGQKPVECRAKKTIREFGIRRREPIGCKVTLRKEAARIFLEKVLDAVDRTINPDSFDKYGNVSFGIREHIDIPGTKYDPELGVFGMDVCISFERPGYRVSRRKRKKAKIPLRQRVTKEEAMLILKKEFNVKFGERAKKW
- a CDS encoding 50S ribosomal protein L6, which encodes MVKTFHAALEVKIPDNVNVDIDGMKVRVKGPLGELEKDFSHARGISIRKEDNKIVLEAYYPKKKQLAVLGSVRSHIKNMIVGVTQGYKYVMKIVYAHFPISVKFVPESREVIIENFLGEKSPRKTYVLPGVNVKVEKDDVILTGIDIEAVGQSAANIQQATKIREKDPRVFQDGIYVYRKYVGDKLVWKIL
- a CDS encoding 30S ribosomal protein S4e codes for the protein MGKMGQSRHLKRMAAPGSWRIPRKGTTWVVKPSPGPHPIEDSIPLLILVRDLLKIADNMREAKKIIKSGHIKVDGVVRKDHKFPVGLMDVVEIPLIDKAYRVLPSKKWFTLVQIDAREAEFKLCQIRNIITVKGGNIQLALHDGRNILLPVENPKISPHEVYPYNTRDTIKILLENQEIVDHVPFKEGAYSLIVGGKMRGGQGEIVEIRRRIGRRASTAIVKCDGNFVETLLDYVFPVGLTQPLIKLPGVEESTWSS